In Microbacterium esteraromaticum, the following proteins share a genomic window:
- the leuC gene encoding 3-isopropylmalate dehydratase large subunit — translation MTSSTAPRTLAEKVWDDHLVVKGENGEPDLIYIDLHLVHEVTSPQAFDGLRAEGRPLRRLDLTIATEDHNTPTLAIDKPIADLTSRTQIETLRRNAAEFGVRLHSLGDAEQGIVHVVGPQLGLTMPGITVVCGDSHTSTHGAFGAMAFGIGTSEVEHVMATQTLPLKPFKTMAINVEGTLRPGVTAKDIILAVIAKIGTGGGQGYVLEYRGSAIRALSMEGRMTICNMSIEAGARAGMVAPDETTFAYVKDKPHAPQGQDWDDAVAYWRTLPTDEGATFDAEVFIDANELEPFVTWGTNPGQGSSLSASVPDPAAFADANERAAAERALEYMDLAPGTPLKEVKVDAVFMGSCTNSRIEDLRAFASIIDGKKKADGVRVMVVPGSARVRIEAEAEGIDKIVEAFGAEWRFAGCSMCLGMNPDQLAPGERCASTSNRNFEGRQGKGGRTHLVSPLVAAATAIRGTLSSPADLEASN, via the coding sequence ATGACCAGCAGCACAGCGCCGCGCACTCTGGCCGAGAAGGTCTGGGACGACCACCTCGTCGTCAAGGGCGAGAACGGCGAGCCCGACCTCATCTACATCGATCTGCACCTCGTGCACGAGGTCACCAGCCCGCAGGCCTTCGACGGTCTGCGCGCCGAGGGACGTCCGCTGCGGCGCCTCGATCTCACGATCGCGACAGAAGACCACAACACCCCGACGCTCGCGATCGACAAGCCGATCGCCGACCTGACCAGCCGCACCCAGATCGAGACCCTGCGCCGCAACGCGGCCGAGTTCGGTGTGCGCCTGCATTCCCTGGGTGACGCCGAGCAGGGCATCGTGCACGTGGTCGGCCCGCAGCTGGGGCTCACGATGCCGGGCATCACCGTGGTGTGCGGCGACTCGCACACATCCACCCACGGCGCGTTCGGCGCCATGGCGTTCGGCATCGGCACGAGCGAGGTCGAGCACGTCATGGCCACGCAGACGCTGCCGCTGAAGCCGTTCAAGACGATGGCGATCAACGTCGAGGGCACTCTGCGCCCCGGCGTCACCGCCAAGGACATCATCCTGGCCGTCATCGCGAAGATCGGCACCGGCGGGGGACAGGGCTACGTGCTCGAGTATCGCGGCAGCGCGATTCGTGCGCTCTCCATGGAGGGGCGCATGACGATCTGCAACATGTCGATCGAGGCCGGCGCACGCGCCGGAATGGTGGCGCCCGACGAGACGACGTTCGCGTACGTGAAGGACAAGCCGCACGCTCCTCAGGGACAGGACTGGGACGACGCGGTCGCCTACTGGCGCACACTGCCGACCGATGAGGGAGCGACGTTCGACGCCGAGGTCTTCATCGACGCGAACGAGCTCGAGCCGTTCGTCACCTGGGGTACGAACCCGGGGCAGGGCAGCTCGCTGTCTGCCTCCGTTCCCGACCCGGCAGCCTTCGCCGACGCCAACGAGCGCGCCGCAGCAGAGCGCGCCCTCGAGTACATGGACCTGGCTCCCGGCACCCCGCTGAAAGAGGTGAAGGTCGACGCCGTCTTCATGGGCTCGTGCACCAACAGCCGCATCGAGGACCTGCGTGCGTTCGCATCGATCATCGACGGCAAGAAGAAGGCCGACGGCGTGCGGGTGATGGTCGTGCCTGGCTCCGCGCGGGTGCGCATCGAGGCGGAGGCCGAGGGCATCGACAAGATCGTCGAGGCGTTCGGCGCCGAGTGGCGCTTCGCCGGATGCTCGATGTGCCTCGGCATGAACCCGGACCAGCTCGCACCCGGTGAGCGCTGCGCATCGACGTCTAATCGCAATTTCGAGGGCCGCCAGGGCAAGGGCGGCCGCACCCACCTGGTCTCGCCGCTGGTAGCGGCCGCGACCGCCATCCGCGGCACGCTGTCGAGCCCCGCAGACCTGGAGGCGAGCAACTGA
- the leuD gene encoding 3-isopropylmalate dehydratase small subunit, producing the protein MEKFTTHTGIAAPLKRSNVDTDQIIPAVFLKRVTKTGFEDALFHGWRQDPEFVLNQAAFQGASVLVAGPDFGTGSSREHAVWALRDFGFKVVLSSRFADIFRGNSGKQGLLAATVEEAEIERIWQLIDERPGRQVVVDLEARTVTVPGEASDAEPVFQASIGIDDYTRWRLLEGLDDIGLTLRNEDKIAQFEARRESWRPRTLPVR; encoded by the coding sequence ATGGAGAAGTTCACCACTCACACGGGGATCGCGGCGCCGCTGAAGCGCTCCAACGTCGACACAGATCAGATCATCCCGGCCGTCTTCCTCAAGCGCGTGACCAAGACCGGTTTCGAGGATGCGCTGTTCCACGGCTGGCGCCAGGACCCGGAGTTCGTGCTCAATCAGGCGGCATTCCAGGGCGCCTCCGTGCTCGTGGCGGGCCCCGACTTCGGTACCGGATCGAGCCGCGAGCACGCGGTGTGGGCGCTGCGCGACTTCGGATTCAAGGTCGTCCTCTCGTCTCGCTTCGCCGACATCTTCCGGGGCAACTCGGGCAAGCAGGGACTCCTCGCCGCGACGGTCGAAGAGGCCGAGATCGAGCGCATCTGGCAGCTGATCGACGAGCGTCCCGGCCGGCAGGTCGTGGTCGACCTCGAGGCCCGCACCGTCACGGTTCCCGGCGAGGCGTCCGACGCAGAGCCCGTCTTCCAGGCCTCCATCGGGATCGACGATTACACTAGATGGCGGCTCCTCGAAGGGCTCGATGACATCGGGCTCACCCTGCGCAATGAAGACAAGATCGCGCAGTTCGAGGCCCGCCGCGAATCGTGGCGGCCACGCACACTTCCGGTCCGATAG
- the murA gene encoding UDP-N-acetylglucosamine 1-carboxyvinyltransferase yields the protein MTTPPRVAVDDRVPAPAGSVLAIRGGRPLRGRVDVKGAKNLATKAMVATLLGETASTLRDVPDLSDVAVVRSLLEVHGVTVTEGDEPGSLVLDPSEVESAHYEEIDAHAGASRIPILFCGPLLHRLGQAFIPDLGGCRIGDRPIDFHLDALRKFGAVVEKQPSGIRLSAPNGLKGANIHLPYPSVGATEQVLLTAVRAQGVTELRNAAIEPEIMDLIAVLQKMGAIISYEPNRVILIEGVETLRGYDHRAIFDRNEAASWACAALATDGEIFVAGAKQQEMLTFLNVFRKAGGWFDVQEDGILFRREGELKPVIVETDVHPGFMTDWQQPLIVALTQAKGRSIVHETVYENRFGFTQALVKMGADIEVYPHGLQDGPRRVPRRELEQAAVITGPTPLHAADIVVPDLRGGYSHVIAALAAEGESQVSGVDILSRGYEKFLDKLSALGADFDVVR from the coding sequence ATGACGACACCGCCGCGAGTTGCTGTAGACGACCGGGTTCCGGCTCCAGCCGGATCCGTCCTCGCGATCCGCGGTGGCAGGCCGCTGCGCGGGCGCGTCGACGTCAAGGGGGCGAAGAACCTCGCCACGAAGGCGATGGTGGCGACCCTGCTCGGTGAGACCGCCAGCACGCTGCGTGATGTGCCCGATCTGAGCGACGTCGCCGTGGTGCGCTCGCTTCTCGAGGTGCACGGCGTCACCGTCACCGAGGGCGACGAGCCCGGTTCGCTGGTGCTCGACCCCAGCGAGGTCGAGTCCGCGCACTACGAGGAGATCGACGCTCACGCTGGCGCCTCGCGCATCCCGATCCTGTTCTGCGGCCCTCTGCTGCACCGTCTCGGTCAGGCGTTCATCCCCGACCTCGGCGGATGCCGCATCGGCGACCGTCCGATCGACTTCCACCTCGACGCTCTGCGCAAGTTCGGCGCGGTCGTCGAGAAGCAGCCGAGCGGGATCCGCCTCTCGGCGCCCAACGGTCTCAAGGGCGCCAACATCCACCTGCCCTACCCGAGCGTCGGCGCCACCGAGCAGGTGCTGCTGACCGCCGTCCGCGCGCAGGGCGTCACCGAGCTGCGCAACGCGGCCATCGAGCCCGAGATCATGGATCTCATCGCGGTGCTGCAGAAGATGGGCGCGATCATCTCGTACGAGCCCAACCGCGTCATCCTCATCGAGGGCGTCGAGACCCTGCGAGGGTACGACCACCGCGCCATCTTCGACCGCAACGAGGCGGCGTCGTGGGCATGCGCCGCGCTGGCCACCGACGGCGAGATCTTCGTCGCGGGCGCGAAGCAGCAGGAGATGCTCACGTTCCTCAACGTCTTCCGCAAGGCGGGCGGCTGGTTCGATGTGCAGGAGGACGGCATCCTGTTCCGTCGCGAGGGTGAGCTCAAGCCCGTCATCGTCGAGACCGACGTGCACCCGGGGTTCATGACCGACTGGCAGCAGCCGCTCATCGTCGCCCTGACACAGGCGAAGGGCCGTTCGATCGTGCACGAGACCGTGTACGAGAACCGCTTCGGATTCACGCAGGCCCTCGTGAAGATGGGGGCCGACATCGAGGTGTACCCCCACGGCCTTCAGGACGGACCGCGTCGTGTGCCGCGTCGCGAACTCGAGCAGGCAGCGGTCATCACCGGGCCGACGCCTCTGCACGCTGCCGACATCGTCGTGCCCGACCTGCGCGGCGGCTACAGCCACGTGATCGCCGCACTGGCCGCCGAGGGCGAGTCGCAGGTGTCCGGTGTCGACATCCTGAGCCGCGGCTACGAGAAGTTCCTCGACAAGCTCAGCGCCCTCGGCGCGGACTTCGACGTCGTCCGGTGA
- a CDS encoding lysophospholipid acyltransferase family protein: MAASERSRPSLFWPLAAIVIPLVSLLAKIRVVGAEKLPREGAFVLAPNHYSEFDPLIVAIAVYRSGRLPRFMAKDSLFRIPVLGWILRKTGMIPVARASSASAARQTLTQSRELVENGRGVIVYPEGTLTRDPDMWPMRGKSGAVRLALTGDLPLIPMAQWGTQEIMGRYQKGLSLWPLRKPVRVLIGDPVDLSDLRGRAGDPGVLSAATDRLMAAITALLEELRDEKAPAKRWNPGEHGQKETGRLDS; the protein is encoded by the coding sequence ATGGCCGCCTCTGAACGGAGCCGCCCCAGCCTCTTCTGGCCGCTCGCCGCGATCGTCATCCCCCTGGTGTCGCTGCTGGCAAAGATCAGGGTGGTCGGCGCCGAGAAGCTCCCCCGCGAGGGTGCGTTCGTGCTGGCGCCGAACCACTACTCGGAATTCGATCCGCTGATCGTGGCCATCGCGGTGTACCGCAGCGGACGCCTGCCGCGCTTCATGGCGAAGGACAGCCTCTTCCGCATTCCGGTGCTCGGCTGGATCCTGCGCAAGACGGGCATGATCCCCGTCGCCCGGGCGTCGTCGGCGTCCGCCGCCAGGCAGACGCTCACGCAGTCCCGCGAACTCGTCGAGAACGGCCGGGGAGTGATCGTGTACCCCGAGGGGACCCTCACTCGCGACCCCGACATGTGGCCGATGCGCGGCAAGTCCGGTGCGGTGAGACTCGCGCTCACCGGTGACCTCCCGCTCATCCCGATGGCGCAGTGGGGCACTCAGGAGATCATGGGCCGCTACCAGAAGGGTCTCAGCCTGTGGCCTCTGCGCAAGCCCGTACGTGTGCTCATCGGCGACCCGGTCGATCTGTCCGACCTGCGCGGACGCGCCGGCGACCCCGGTGTTCTGAGCGCCGCCACTGACCGGCTGATGGCCGCGATCACGGCGCTGCTCGAGGAGCTGCGCGACGAGAAGGCCCCCGCCAAGCGCTGGAACCCCGGCGAGCACGGCCAGAAGGAGACGGGTCGCCTTGATTCATAA
- a CDS encoding NAD(P)H-dependent glycerol-3-phosphate dehydrogenase, which yields MIHKRTPQPSGTRAAVVGAGSWGTTFGKILSDGGAQVTMWARRPELAHEIDEAKRNSKYLPGINLPRTMRATHELAHALEGAEQVYLSVPSQTLRENLKALRPLLAGHDIPIISLMKGVERSSGLRMSQVIEQELRCDPDRIAVASGPNLALEIAREQPTAAVIASRSQETADAVARTARNRYFRSFVNTDVIGTEFGGVLKNLIAVAIGIVDGVGYGENTKASIITRGLVEMTDFAVANGARPETLQGLAGLGDLIATCQSPLSRNNTAGRLLGQGYSFHDVVKQMNQTAEGLASVAPILQLAHESEVHMPIVEQVKMVLDGRMDPRDIAPHLTTDDDTPQEEMTNHGQADGGGALRRAFQRAFDQFRNGGRGAGGD from the coding sequence TTGATTCATAAGCGCACGCCGCAGCCCTCCGGCACCCGTGCGGCCGTCGTCGGCGCCGGCAGCTGGGGCACGACCTTCGGCAAGATCCTGTCCGACGGCGGGGCGCAGGTCACGATGTGGGCTCGCCGGCCCGAGCTCGCGCATGAGATCGACGAGGCGAAGCGCAACTCGAAGTACCTGCCTGGTATCAACCTGCCGCGGACCATGCGCGCGACCCACGAGCTGGCACACGCGCTCGAGGGGGCAGAGCAGGTGTACCTGTCGGTGCCCAGTCAGACCCTTCGTGAGAATCTCAAGGCTCTGCGTCCGCTTCTCGCGGGACATGACATCCCGATCATCAGCCTGATGAAGGGCGTCGAGCGCTCGTCGGGCCTGCGCATGAGCCAGGTGATCGAGCAGGAGCTGCGCTGCGATCCAGACCGGATCGCGGTGGCGTCCGGCCCCAACCTCGCGCTGGAGATCGCTCGAGAGCAGCCGACGGCCGCCGTGATCGCCTCCCGCAGCCAGGAGACGGCGGATGCCGTGGCTCGCACGGCTCGCAACAGGTACTTCCGCTCATTCGTCAACACCGACGTCATCGGCACCGAGTTCGGCGGTGTGCTGAAGAACCTGATCGCGGTCGCGATCGGCATCGTCGACGGCGTCGGATACGGCGAGAACACGAAGGCCTCGATCATCACACGCGGTCTAGTCGAGATGACCGACTTCGCCGTCGCCAACGGCGCGCGTCCCGAGACCCTGCAGGGCCTCGCCGGCCTCGGCGACCTGATCGCGACCTGCCAGTCGCCGCTCAGCCGCAACAACACCGCCGGGCGCCTGCTCGGTCAGGGCTACAGCTTCCACGATGTGGTCAAGCAGATGAATCAGACCGCCGAGGGACTCGCCTCGGTCGCTCCGATCCTGCAGCTCGCCCATGAGTCCGAAGTGCACATGCCCATCGTGGAGCAGGTGAAGATGGTGCTGGACGGCCGTATGGACCCCCGCGACATCGCACCGCACCTGACCACCGACGACGACACTCCTCAGGAGGAGATGACCAACCATGGACAAGCAGACGGTGGCGGTGCTCTTCGGCGGGCGTTCCAGCGAGCATTCGATCAGTTCCGCAACGGCGGGCGGGGTGCTGGCGGCGATTGA
- a CDS encoding D-alanine--D-alanine ligase family protein, which produces MDKQTVAVLFGGRSSEHSISSATAGGVLAAIDRDRYHVIPVGITREGAFVLEQDDPAKFTLNAESMPEVIDNGTRIRWPEAGGDRMLRVVAPDGSLVDLGTVDVVLPILHGAHGEDGTIQGFFDILEIPYAGGGVLDSAMCMDKHFMKVALEADGIAVAPWVTVRQRAWQRDSAPLRAAIAELGLPLFVKPARAGSSVGVSKVADLGELDAALEIAFAEDEKVLVETGIVGREIEVAILDSTDGVRASLPGEIVLTSRGFYDFEGKYLGGEGVDVVCPAELSDAQIAAVQQVGVRAFEAVDGKGLARVDVFLTADGEIVVNELNTMPGFTPISMFPKCWIASGLSYGDLITELVEGGLRR; this is translated from the coding sequence ATGGACAAGCAGACGGTGGCGGTGCTCTTCGGCGGGCGTTCCAGCGAGCATTCGATCAGTTCCGCAACGGCGGGCGGGGTGCTGGCGGCGATTGATCGGGACCGCTACCACGTCATCCCCGTGGGGATCACGCGCGAGGGCGCGTTCGTCCTCGAGCAGGACGATCCTGCCAAGTTCACCCTGAACGCCGAGAGCATGCCCGAGGTCATCGACAACGGCACCCGCATCCGCTGGCCAGAGGCCGGGGGAGACCGGATGCTGCGGGTCGTCGCACCCGACGGGTCGCTGGTCGATCTCGGCACGGTCGACGTCGTCCTGCCGATTCTGCACGGCGCGCACGGCGAGGACGGCACGATCCAGGGGTTCTTCGACATCCTCGAGATCCCCTATGCGGGCGGGGGAGTGCTCGACTCGGCGATGTGCATGGACAAGCACTTCATGAAGGTCGCTCTCGAGGCCGACGGCATAGCCGTCGCACCGTGGGTGACGGTTCGGCAGCGCGCGTGGCAGAGGGATTCGGCGCCTCTGCGCGCCGCGATCGCCGAGCTCGGCCTGCCGCTGTTCGTGAAGCCCGCTCGCGCGGGGTCGAGCGTGGGCGTGTCGAAGGTCGCCGACCTCGGCGAGCTCGATGCGGCGCTCGAGATCGCGTTCGCGGAGGACGAGAAGGTGCTCGTCGAAACGGGCATCGTCGGCCGCGAGATCGAGGTGGCGATCCTGGATTCGACCGACGGGGTGCGGGCTTCGCTGCCGGGGGAGATCGTGCTCACCTCCCGCGGCTTCTACGACTTCGAGGGCAAGTACCTCGGGGGCGAGGGCGTCGACGTGGTCTGTCCTGCCGAGCTGTCGGATGCCCAGATCGCTGCGGTGCAGCAGGTGGGCGTGCGCGCGTTCGAGGCGGTCGACGGCAAGGGCCTCGCCCGCGTCGACGTGTTCCTGACCGCCGACGGCGAGATCGTCGTCAACGAGCTCAACACCATGCCCGGCTTCACCCCGATCTCGATGTTTCCCAAGTGCTGGATCGCCTCGGGTCTGAGCTACGGCGACCTCATCACCGAGCTGGTCGAGGGCGGCTTGCGCCGCTGA
- a CDS encoding DUF3515 family protein, producing the protein MLRRLTLITCAAAMLALTGCSTTVALTPADDANNPQCAEVTVRLPASIAEQDRRWTDAQATGAYGSDGKTTVIVTCGVTVPGPTAELQCVTLEGIDWLVDESEAPKMRMTSYGRNPAVQVFVDTELVSANKVLTSPGLVSGLRMIDAESACTTPDELSE; encoded by the coding sequence ATGCTTCGCCGTCTCACTCTGATCACCTGTGCAGCGGCGATGCTCGCTCTGACCGGCTGCTCTACCACGGTCGCGCTGACGCCGGCCGACGACGCGAACAATCCGCAGTGCGCCGAGGTCACGGTGCGTCTGCCTGCGAGCATCGCCGAGCAGGATCGCCGCTGGACGGACGCCCAGGCGACCGGTGCCTACGGCTCGGACGGCAAGACGACCGTCATCGTGACGTGCGGTGTGACGGTGCCAGGCCCGACCGCAGAACTGCAGTGCGTGACACTGGAAGGCATCGACTGGCTCGTCGACGAGTCGGAGGCTCCGAAGATGCGCATGACGTCATACGGTCGCAACCCCGCCGTCCAGGTGTTCGTCGACACCGAGCTCGTCAGCGCCAACAAGGTGCTGACGAGCCCTGGTCTCGTCTCGGGCCTGCGCATGATCGACGCCGAGAGCGCCTGCACGACGCCGGACGAGCTGTCCGAGTAA
- the thiL gene encoding thiamine-phosphate kinase, whose amino-acid sequence MAPGSDDDPRIGDISEGRVLRAILARTAPAAHTLLGPGDDAAVVAAPSGSVVATADTLVEGPDFRLAWSSGFDLGWKSAAVNLADVAAMGAVPTALLVSLAVPADTRLSFVEAMADGFRECCAQLAPGCSVVGGDLTVSELLVVAVTALGDLGGRAAVTRAGATPGDAVAVAGELGVAAAGLGLLFGRFRDGTTPVQLDRSALDAVQRGAVDRQLRPMPPIALGPAAADAGATAMMDVSDGLALDASRIADASRVTIEFSGAALDELAFGGARDRALGGGEDHGLLATFPAGRVPEGFVQIGTVIARAGAPVLVDGAPVTETGWDPYRDWDHTR is encoded by the coding sequence ATGGCACCCGGATCCGACGACGACCCGCGCATCGGCGACATCTCGGAGGGAAGGGTGCTTCGAGCCATCCTCGCGCGCACCGCCCCGGCAGCGCACACGCTGCTCGGTCCTGGTGACGACGCGGCCGTGGTGGCTGCGCCGTCGGGGTCGGTCGTGGCGACCGCAGACACTCTCGTGGAAGGTCCCGATTTCCGGCTCGCGTGGTCGAGCGGATTCGACCTCGGCTGGAAGTCGGCCGCCGTCAACCTCGCGGACGTTGCGGCGATGGGCGCCGTGCCCACCGCGCTGCTCGTCTCGCTGGCAGTGCCCGCCGACACGCGCCTGTCGTTCGTCGAGGCGATGGCCGACGGCTTCCGCGAGTGCTGCGCTCAGCTTGCTCCCGGGTGCTCGGTGGTCGGTGGCGATCTCACGGTCTCGGAGCTGCTGGTCGTCGCGGTCACCGCTCTGGGAGACCTCGGAGGACGCGCCGCTGTCACCCGCGCGGGTGCCACGCCGGGCGACGCTGTCGCCGTCGCCGGTGAGCTGGGCGTCGCCGCCGCGGGTCTCGGTCTGCTGTTCGGTCGCTTCCGCGACGGGACGACGCCGGTGCAGCTCGATCGCTCGGCGCTGGATGCTGTGCAGCGAGGCGCAGTGGACCGGCAGCTGCGCCCCATGCCGCCCATCGCGCTCGGGCCGGCGGCGGCGGATGCCGGTGCCACCGCGATGATGGACGTGTCGGATGGCCTCGCTCTGGACGCCTCGAGGATCGCTGACGCCTCGCGCGTGACGATCGAGTTCTCAGGGGCGGCGCTGGACGAGCTGGCGTTCGGCGGAGCTCGCGACCGGGCTCTGGGCGGTGGAGAGGACCATGGCCTGCTCGCGACCTTCCCCGCAGGCAGGGTGCCGGAGGGGTTCGTGCAGATCGGCACGGTGATCGCCCGCGCGGGCGCACCGGTGCTCGTCGACGGGGCGCCCGTCACCGAGACAGGGTGGGACCCGTACCGCGACTGGGATCACACGCGCTGA
- the rsmD gene encoding 16S rRNA (guanine(966)-N(2))-methyltransferase RsmD, with protein sequence MTRIIAGAARGARLDVPGAGTRPTSDRVRESLFGALESMDAISGARVLDLYAGSGALGLEAWSRGAERVDLVEISRPAANIVGRNAAVVAKAMGAAPVAKVHQSAVRAYLSRAQGPFDLVFTDPPYDLVDAAMTADLVALAPLLSADAVVVIERGKRATPPDLDASGLTMLREKAYGDTRVWWAERAHGGA encoded by the coding sequence GTGACGAGGATCATCGCCGGCGCCGCGCGCGGCGCACGTCTGGACGTGCCGGGTGCAGGCACCCGCCCCACCAGCGACCGGGTGCGGGAGTCGCTCTTCGGAGCCCTGGAATCGATGGATGCCATCTCCGGCGCGCGCGTGCTGGACCTGTACGCAGGCAGCGGCGCGCTGGGCCTCGAAGCGTGGAGCCGCGGTGCCGAGCGCGTCGATCTCGTGGAGATCTCGCGGCCGGCGGCGAACATCGTCGGGCGCAACGCCGCAGTGGTGGCCAAGGCCATGGGAGCCGCACCCGTCGCGAAGGTGCATCAGAGCGCGGTGCGGGCCTACCTCTCACGGGCGCAGGGACCGTTCGACCTCGTGTTCACCGATCCGCCCTACGACCTCGTCGATGCGGCGATGACCGCCGATCTGGTCGCCCTCGCTCCGCTGCTCTCGGCGGACGCGGTGGTCGTCATCGAGCGCGGCAAGCGCGCCACGCCCCCGGATCTCGACGCCTCCGGCCTCACGATGCTGCGAGAGAAGGCCTACGGAGACACCCGCGTATGGTGGGCAGAGCGCGCCCACGGCGGTGCCTGA
- a CDS encoding ATP-dependent DNA helicase RecG has protein sequence MPLELDTPLTTAVGTSTAKTLDKAFGMTTVAELLGHYPRRYADRGELTPILELPIGETVTIVGEVVSATAREMRNRRGAMLEVIIGDGVGQMSLTFFAKNLGQAEWRKKELSVGRRGIFSGKVGMFKDRVQFAHPDYQLFDDTESAYRQADALQDVPIPIYPATSAMQSWQIAKVIGAVLDQVGDVPDPLSDEIRAREGLLTARQAIESIHRPRRRADIDPAIRTLRMHEALVLQTALLQQRMQVRSLTATPRVSHPGGLLERFDAILPFTLTPDQQRVGAEIAADLAADRPMNRLIQGEVGSGKTLVALRAMLQTAESGGQAALIAPTEVLAAQHLRSITKMLGPDMSAELIPTLLTGQMSAPARRKAALRVASGQSLIVIGTHALLSEKTTFADLALVVVDEQHRFGVEQREMLRAKGTAPHAIVLTATPIPRTVAMTVFGDLDTSVIRSMPAGRAGITTHVAPLAEHPEWFQRVWARAAEEIAEGRQVFAVCAAIDTTKDSGESGDEPPPDVEGKGPRWGVVQLDELLATHPVLGGVRRAVLHGKMPAEEKDAVMRAVARGEIDLLIATTVIEVGVDVPNASTMVILDADRFGVSQLHQLRGRVGRGEHPGLCLLVTEAEGGSLARERVEAVAATLDGFELAEVDLELRGEGDVLGAAQAGVKSSLRLLRVVKDAGLIAYARDIAADILKVDPALLEHSGLRIAIAGRVSESDRAALSKN, from the coding sequence ATGCCCCTCGAGCTCGACACGCCGCTGACGACCGCCGTCGGCACGTCCACGGCCAAGACCCTCGACAAGGCGTTCGGCATGACCACCGTGGCCGAGCTGCTCGGGCACTATCCGCGTCGCTATGCCGACCGTGGTGAGCTGACGCCGATCCTCGAGCTGCCGATCGGCGAGACGGTCACCATCGTCGGCGAGGTGGTCTCGGCGACCGCACGCGAGATGCGCAACCGCCGCGGTGCGATGCTCGAGGTCATCATCGGCGATGGCGTGGGGCAGATGTCGCTGACCTTCTTCGCGAAGAACCTGGGTCAGGCCGAATGGCGGAAGAAGGAGCTGTCGGTCGGGCGTCGTGGCATCTTCTCGGGCAAGGTCGGCATGTTCAAGGACAGGGTGCAGTTCGCCCACCCCGACTACCAGCTCTTCGACGACACCGAGAGCGCGTACCGGCAGGCCGATGCGCTGCAGGACGTGCCCATCCCGATCTATCCGGCCACCTCGGCCATGCAGAGCTGGCAGATCGCCAAGGTGATCGGCGCCGTGCTCGATCAGGTCGGCGACGTGCCGGACCCGCTCTCCGACGAGATCCGCGCCCGAGAGGGGCTGCTGACGGCGCGCCAGGCGATCGAGTCGATCCACCGGCCCCGGCGCCGCGCCGACATCGACCCCGCGATCCGCACACTGCGCATGCACGAGGCATTGGTGCTGCAGACCGCCCTGCTGCAGCAGCGGATGCAGGTGCGCTCACTCACGGCGACTCCGCGGGTGTCGCACCCCGGTGGACTGCTCGAGCGCTTCGACGCGATCCTGCCGTTCACTCTCACCCCAGACCAGCAGCGCGTAGGCGCTGAGATCGCCGCCGATCTCGCCGCAGATCGTCCGATGAACCGGCTCATCCAGGGCGAGGTCGGTTCCGGCAAGACGCTCGTCGCGCTGCGCGCGATGCTGCAGACCGCCGAGTCCGGGGGACAGGCGGCGCTCATCGCCCCTACCGAGGTGCTCGCCGCGCAGCATCTCCGCTCGATCACCAAGATGCTCGGTCCCGACATGTCCGCCGAGCTCATCCCGACCCTCCTCACCGGCCAGATGTCTGCGCCTGCGCGGCGCAAGGCGGCGCTGCGCGTGGCATCGGGTCAGTCGCTGATCGTGATCGGCACTCATGCTCTGCTGTCGGAGAAGACGACCTTCGCCGATCTCGCGCTCGTCGTGGTCGACGAGCAGCACCGGTTCGGCGTCGAGCAGCGCGAGATGCTTCGGGCGAAGGGCACGGCGCCCCACGCGATCGTGCTGACGGCGACGCCGATTCCCCGTACCGTCGCGATGACCGTGTTCGGCGACCTCGATACGTCGGTGATCCGGTCGATGCCGGCAGGGCGTGCGGGCATCACGACGCACGTGGCGCCGCTGGCCGAGCACCCGGAGTGGTTCCAGCGCGTCTGGGCGCGCGCGGCCGAGGAGATCGCTGAGGGCAGGCAGGTGTTCGCGGTCTGCGCGGCGATCGACACCACCAAGGACTCCGGCGAGTCCGGCGACGAGCCCCCTCCGGACGTCGAGGGAAAGGGCCCGCGATGGGGTGTGGTGCAGCTCGACGAGCTGCTGGCGACGCATCCCGTGCTGGGCGGAGTGCGCAGGGCGGTCCTGCACGGCAAGATGCCCGCGGAAGAGAAGGATGCCGTGATGCGCGCCGTCGCGCGCGGCGAGATAGATCTGCTCATCGCGACCACCGTGATCGAGGTCGGTGTCGACGTCCCCAACGCATCGACCATGGTCATCCTCGACGCCGACCGCTTCGGCGTCTCGCAGCTGCATCAGCTGCGCGGCCGCGTGGGGCGAGGCGAGCACCCTGGTCTCTGTCTCCTCGTGACAGAGGCGGAAGGCGGCTCGCTCGCCCGCGAACGAGTCGAGGCGGTGGCTGCGACGCTCGACGGCTTCGAGCTCGCCGAGGTCGATCTCGAGCTTCGCGGCGAGGGCGATGTGCTCGGGGCCGCGCAAGCAGGCGTCAAGTCGTCGCTTCGTCTGCTGCGGGTCGTGAAGGACGCGGGGCTCATCGCGTACGCGCGCGACATCGCTGCCGACATCCTGAAGGTCGACCCGGCGCTGCTCGAGCACTCCGGACTCCGCATCGCGATCGCCGGACGGGTGAGCGAATCGGACCGGGCGGCGCTCAGCAAGAACTGA